The proteins below are encoded in one region of Pacificitalea manganoxidans:
- a CDS encoding TRAP transporter large permease yields the protein MSSLVIGGIGVAALFGGILLGINVMVVLGLVGAFGLAALVGFNAATAILGTVFFDTTHSFHFSVIPLFLLMGFFAMRAGLGEDLFEATTKWLGNLRGGLAISTTLGAAAFGAASGSSVGTATVFTKLALPQMLDRGYDKSLASASIAIAGTLAVMIPPSALVVVYGILTDSSIGALLIAGFIPGVVFAIVLCVAIWLTVWRRPELAPRECYNFTLREKFASLKLAGPLVLIILLIVVGLYAGIFTPTEAGGIGAFATFTLAIIRHRGIGGVELRKTLLETIQTSAMIFGILIAALVFSKFLALSGVANTVGGFLTGLEVNRWVIVVLVSLIYLALGMMMDAPALLAITLPITHPVMMDLGFDPIWFGIFVVLLVEIGAVTPPVGINCFVVQSASNGRVSLEQVFKGLVPFVLAGFAMLVLLSLFPQLALFLPETML from the coding sequence ATGAGCTCGCTTGTCATTGGCGGCATCGGCGTCGCCGCGCTGTTTGGCGGTATTCTTCTGGGCATCAACGTCATGGTGGTGCTGGGTCTGGTGGGCGCCTTCGGGCTGGCCGCGCTGGTCGGGTTTAACGCCGCCACCGCGATCCTCGGCACCGTGTTTTTCGACACTACGCATTCATTCCACTTCTCGGTGATCCCGCTGTTTCTGCTCATGGGCTTCTTTGCCATGCGCGCGGGTCTGGGCGAGGATCTGTTCGAGGCCACGACCAAATGGCTGGGCAATCTGCGCGGCGGGCTTGCGATTTCCACCACGCTCGGGGCTGCGGCCTTTGGCGCGGCGTCGGGCTCCTCCGTCGGGACCGCGACGGTGTTCACCAAGCTGGCGCTGCCGCAGATGCTCGACCGGGGCTATGACAAAAGCCTCGCCTCGGCCTCCATCGCCATTGCGGGCACGCTGGCAGTGATGATCCCGCCCTCGGCGCTGGTCGTGGTCTATGGCATCCTGACCGACAGTTCCATCGGCGCGCTTCTGATCGCGGGCTTCATCCCCGGTGTGGTGTTCGCCATCGTCCTGTGCGTGGCCATCTGGCTGACCGTGTGGCGACGCCCGGAACTGGCCCCGCGCGAATGCTATAACTTCACCCTGCGCGAGAAATTCGCGTCGTTGAAGCTCGCCGGGCCGCTGGTGCTTATCATCTTGCTCATCGTCGTTGGGCTTTACGCCGGGATCTTCACCCCGACCGAGGCAGGCGGCATCGGTGCGTTCGCGACCTTTACGCTGGCCATCATCCGACACCGTGGCATCGGCGGGGTGGAGTTGCGCAAGACCCTGTTGGAGACGATCCAAACCTCCGCCATGATCTTCGGCATCCTGATCGCCGCGCTGGTGTTTTCCAAGTTCCTCGCGCTGTCGGGGGTGGCCAACACGGTCGGCGGCTTCCTCACCGGGCTGGAGGTGAACCGCTGGGTCATCGTGGTGCTGGTGTCGCTGATCTATCTGGCGCTAGGCATGATGATGGATGCGCCCGCGCTGCTGGCGATCACCCTGCCGATCACCCATCCGGTGATGATGGATCTGGGGTTCGATCCGATCTGGTTCGGCATCTTCGTGGTGCTGCTGGTGGAGATCGGCGCGGTCACGCCGCCGGTGGGGATCAACTGTTTCGTGGTGCAATCGGCGTCCAATGGCCGCGTGTCGCTGGAGCAGGTGTTCAAGGGGCTGGTGCCCTTCGTGCTGGCAGGCTTTGCGATGCTGGTGTTGCTGAGCCTGTTCCCGCAATTGGCGCTGTTCCTGCCGGAGACGATGCTGTGA